Proteins encoded in a region of the Pseudochaenichthys georgianus chromosome 20, fPseGeo1.2, whole genome shotgun sequence genome:
- the c1qtnf9 gene encoding complement C1q and tumor necrosis factor-related protein 9A, whose product MLQLGFRVPLLLLLLAARCVTQEETQHKGCVCGHPGIPGDPGHNGTPGRDGRDGLRADKGDAGQVGRMGAAGTDGHKGDKGELGAVGPSAVKGKRGDNGERGPPGKMGPQGVQGPVGLKGNKGELGLPGPQGPKGDVGPIGPEGPKGEIGLRGDRGILGPLGPPGKSGPKGDLGVPGHKGSIGYRGDRGLRGEKGELGEKGDTVVIPKSAFSVGLTAASKLPSVNAPIRFDKIIYNAQNHYDLQTGRFTCSAAGAYFFTYHITVYSRNVKVALVKNGAKIIHTTDTYQNSEDQAAGGAVLHLEVGDKVWLQVAGGELYNGLFADEDDDTTFSGFLIFGA is encoded by the exons ATGTTGCAGCTGGGATTTAGAGTCCCTCTGTTGCTTCTTCTGCTGGCGGCCAGGTGTGTTACACAGGAAGAAACTCAACATAAAGGCTGTGTTTGTGGGCACCCTGGGATACCTGGGGACCCCGGACACAATGGCACACCTGGCAGAGATGGCCGAGATGGACTCAGAGCTGACAAAGGTGATGCAG GACAAGTTGGCCGTATGGGAGCAGCAGGTACTGATGGACACAAGGGAGACAAAGGGGAACTCG GTGCAGTTGGCCCATCAGCGGTCAAAGGAAAAAGGGGAGACAATGGAGAACGGGGGCCTCCTGGGAAAATGGGGCCTCAAGGAGTCCAAGGGCCCGTTGGCCTGAAAGGAAATAAGGGAGAGCTCGGGCTGCCCGGACCTCAAGGGCCTAAAGGCGATGTTGGGCCTATTGGACCAGAGGGTCCCAAGGGGGAAATCGGCCTTCGAGGTGACAGGGGCATTCTGGGACCATTGGGCCCCCCCGGCAAGTCAGGGCCTAAGGGGGACCTCGGTGTCCCAGGTCATAAAGGGAGTATAGGATATAGAGGTGACAGAGGGCTTCGAGGCGAGAAAGGGGAACTGGGTGAGAAGGGCGACACAGTTGTTATCCCTAAAAGCGCTTTCTCCGTGGGACTCACAGCGGCGAGTAAACTGCCATCAGTTAATGCTCCCATTCGGTTTGACAAGATAATCTACAATGCACAGAATCACTACGATCTGCAAACAGGAAGATTCACATGCTCCGCAGCGGGGGCCTATTTCTTCACCTACCACATCACCGTCTACTCCAGGAACGTGAAGGTGGCTCTGGTGAAGAACGGAGCGAAGATCATCCACACCACGGATACCTACCAGAACAGCGAGGACCAGGCAGCAGGGGGTGCCGTGCTGCACCTGGAGGTGGGGGACAAGGTGTGGCTGCAGGTGGCTGGAGGAGAGCTGTACAATGGGCTCTTTGCTGATGAAGATGATGACACCACCTTCTCTGGGTTCCTGATCTTTGGGGCTTAA
- the spata13 gene encoding myosin-M heavy chain isoform X1 → MSREDQQDRVLSTSEDSLPGLHSSKTDPLIRSRPLSDIYPFHSHADKTGAPYLLSGCGAHIQPMPAGPEENRLNGINSSAWSNPVIGQPDGKPYSTRIMRLFSNPRKGPQIPTSDPLTSTHSNDSNTQPWSGLPGLGVVDSFKKLRSSVLQGIQSRGAVIHNGEYDPSDQDMANGAAVDSNDFGQGDATNDLKFAEGYRASNGNDEGQKFVMMSECESDIEDFDEEESDQGDGLTRNTRLSRSIRRAYGAGRISILDTGSKMIAGNGTNEPTNQNPDPTSQVDVQTKNSNVKVLSRLSKSADNLHIFKAPFRRKAPSSGSTLPHDAPGCSTTNGTQNILRSGSVSSSDFSHRKGPAMTKGPMLKLVGSKTDLTVRRKRSPSPSPTSQVPLSPLTRLHDDYSRRVPCLTTNERQRRPSPVRARVMSAERSPLQPEYDVTLQQHQVLISQVSVEPPEGTEHTSPAQHESLTTTSGSKAECDPSPVSVKGSCQQQEQTEVNMLPHEASSDQRGPEAFLPTEDVSPTSSSSPLSSTCLSGSPTDPLTETSSVKPRRRSGRTRPRPISDYGQLLSRKHFIPEEVAELSAEERTTNASSREDCSGGACGNGEIPDSCSMTREGVKQRPISMIGVGDMFSADAEEKDRLPAPLSRPPIPSHQVPPYKAVSARYRPSTLSQSTPIGLDRVGRRKLHRVLSVGVTESSATLDDSVSEEEEEGSYDELNDFTPYLEPGVELSVLNEWISSGHTVYAEALWDHVTMEEQELAFKAGDVIRVLDASHKDWWWGRGADREAWFPSSFVRVRVNQEDSSAESVESVADQEDPTPRDTHSAQHKEQMRTNVVQEIMNTERIYIKHLKDICEGYIRQCRKHPDMFTELQLKTIFSNIEDIYRFQRQFLKDLEKKYHKEQPHLSEIGSCFLLQDEGFSIYSDYCNTHPAASAELHRLMKSGKYKHFFEACRLLQQMIDISIAGFLLTPVQKICKYPLQLGELLKYTPKDHSDFSGVSKAYEAMKNVASLINERKRRLESVDTIAHWQVAIQNWEGPDVLERSSELIHSGELTRGVRQGKLQQRSFFLFDHQLVFCKKDVLRRDLLHYRGRLDMDQTEVLDMADGRDLDLGLTLRNALRLRNANTLEFVCVLCCRKAEDKQRWLQAFAKERHRVKEDQEMGMEISEEQRKQAIVNARRAKQKKSKTIGYSGSVPTHHPNLHPLHQRHITIPTSVPQQQVFSLAEPPKRKPYHLLYSITRNTFFKK, encoded by the exons ATGAGCAGG GAGGATCAACAGGACAGGGTCTTGTCCACAAGTGAAGACTCTCTGCCGGGCCTCCACAGCTCCAAAACTGACCCTCTCATCCGCAGCCGGCCCCTCAGCGATATATACCCCTTCCACAGTCATGCTGACAAGACTGGGGCCCCGTATCTGCTGTCGGGGTGTGGCGCCCACATACAGCCGATGCCTGCGGGTCCTGAGGAGAACAGACTGAACGGCATCAACTCCTCCGCCTGGTCTAACCCTGTTATAGGTCAGCCTGACGGGAAGCCTTACTCCACCAGGATTATGAGGCTTTTTTCCAACCCGAGGAAGGGCCCTCAGATTCCAACCTCTGACCCTCTCACCTCGACCCACAGCAACGACAGCAACACCCAGCCCTGGTCGGGACTTCCTGGTCTGGGTGTTGTGGACTCCTTCAAAAAGCTCCGCTCCTCGGTGCTGCAGGGTATACAGAGTAGAGGGGCCGTCATCCACAATGGGGAATACGACCCATCGGATCAGGATATGGCTAATGGCGCAGCTGTGGACAGCAATGACTTTGGCCAAGGTGATGCAACAAATGATTTAAAGTTTGCAGAGGGATACAGGGCCTCGAATGGAAATGATGAAGGACAAAAGTTCGTCATGATGAGCGAGTGTGAATCAGATATTGAGGACTTTGATGAGGAAGAAAGCGATCAAGGAGACGGACTCACGCGCAACACGCGACTGTCGAGGAGTATCCGGAGAGCGTACGGAGCGGGGCGTATCTCTATACTCGACACGGGGAGTAAGATGATCGCAGGAAACGGCACAAATGAACCCACAAACCAGAACCCAGATCCCACATCACAGGTCGATGTCCAAACAAAGAACTCAAACGTGAAAGTGCTGAGCAGACTGAGCAAAAGTGCAGATAATCTTCATATATTTAAGGCACCGTTCAGACGCAAAGCTCCGTCTTCAGGATCTACTTTGCCTCACGATGCCCCGGGGTGCAGCACGACAAACGGGACACAAAACATCCTGAGGTCAGGCAGCGTCTCCTCATCGGACTTCAGCCACAGGAAGGGCCCTGCAATGACCAAGGGGCCGATGCTAAAGCTCGTAGGCAGCAAGACCGACCTCACTGTACGACGCAagcgaagtccctcccccagccccacctctcaagttcccttgtCGCCCCTGACACGTCTTCACGATGACTACTCCCGCCGCGTGCCTTGCCTGACGACAAATGAGCGACAGCGCCGGCCCTCGCCCGTCAGAGCCCGGGTCATGTCTGCTGAACGCTCCCCCCTGCAGCCTGAATACGATGTGACTCTGCAGCAGCACCAGGTCCTCATCAGCCAGGTTTCTGTGGAGCCCCCAGAGGGAACAGAGCACACTTCACCTGCTCAGCATGAATCACTGACTACAACAAGTGGTTCTAAAGCAGAATGCGATCCATCTCCTGTCAGCGTGAAAGGCTCTTGCCAACAACAAGAACAGACTGAAGTCAACATGCTCCCACATGAG GCATCATCAGACCAACGAGGCCCAGAAGCATTTCTCCCAACAGAGGATGTATCTCCAACCAGCAGCAGCTCTCCTCTCTCTTccacatgtctctcagggtcGCCCACAGACCCTTTGACGGAAACATCCTCCGTCAAGCCCAGACGAAGGAGTGGACGCACGAGACCTCGGCCCATCTCCGACTACGGGCAGCTCCTTTCCAGGAAGCACTTCATTCCAGAGGAAGTGGCAGAGCTGTCTGCTGAGGAAAGGACAACAAACGCGTCGTCGCGTGAAGACTGCAGTGGCGGTGCATGTGGAAATGGAGAAATCCCAGACAGCTGCAGCATGACCAGAGAAGGCGTGAAGCAGCGTCCGATCTCCATGATCGGAGTTGGGGATATGTTCTCTGCTGATGCTGAGGAGAAGGACCGCCTTCCTGCT CCTCTGTCGCGGCCGCCCATCCCCTCCCACCAGGTGCCCCCCTACAAAGCGGTGTCTGCAAGGTATCGCCCCTCCACCCTCTCCCAGAGCACCCCCATCGGACTGGACCGCGTTGGACGGCGTAAGCTCCACAGAGTGCTCAGCG ttgGTGTGACTGAGAGTTCTGCGACGCTCGATGACAGCGtgagtgaggaggaggaggagggcagCTATGATGAGCTCAATGATTTCACACCATACCTCGAGCCAGGGGTGGAGCTCTCCGTTCTCAACGAG TGGATAAGCTCTGGCCACACGGTGTATGCTGAGGCTCTCTGGGACCATGTGACCATGGAGGAGCAGGAGCTGGCCTTTAAGGCTGGAGATGTTATCCGTGTCCTGGATGCCTCGCATAAGGACTGGTGGTGGGGCAGGGGGGCCGACAGGGAGGCCTGGTTCCCCTCCAGCTTTGTGAGG GTGCGAGTGAACCAGGAGGACTCGAGTGCAGAAAGCGTGGAGAGCGTAGCGGACCAAGAAGATCCAActcccagagacacacacagcgcTCAGCACAAGGAGCAGATGAGAACCAATGTGGTTCAGGAAATCATGAACACAGAACGCATCTACATCAAGCACCTGAAAGACATCTGTGAG GGTTACATCCGTCAGTGCCGCAAACACCCAGACATGTTCACTGAGCTGCAGTTGAAGACCATCTTCAGCAACATAGAAGACATCTACCGGTTTCAGAGGCAGTTTCTCAAAGACCTGGAGAAGAAATACCACAAAGAGCAACCGCATCTCAGTGAAATAGGCTCTTGCTTTCTTTTGCAG GACGAGGGCTTCTCTATCTACTCGGACTACTGTAACACTCACCCGGCAGCCAGTGCTGAGCTGCACCGCCTCATGAAGTCGGGAAAATATAAACATTTCTTTGAGGCCTGTCGGCTCCTCCAGCAGATGATTGACATTTCCATCGCAGGGTTCCTGCTCACGCCCGTCCAGAAGATCTGTAAATACCCCCTGCAGCTGGGAGAACTACTGAAGTACACCCCCAAAGACCACAG TGACTTCAGCGGAGTGAGCAAAGCGTACGAGGCTATGAAGAACGTGGCGAGTCTGATCAATGAGAGGAAGAGGCGGCTGGAGAGTGTGGACACCATCGCTCACTGGCAGGTGGCCATTCAAAACTGGGAG GGGCCTGATGTGCTTGAACGCAGCTCAGAGCTGATCCACTCTGGTGAGCTGACCCGAGGCGTCCGACAGGGCAAACTGCAGCAGCGCAGCTTCTTCCTGTTCGACCACCAGCTGGTGTTCTGTAAGAAAGACGTCCTGCGCAGAGACCTGCTCCACTACCGGGGGCGGCTGGATATGGACCAGACCGAGGTGTTGGACATGGCCGACGGGAGGGACCTGGACCTGGGCCTGACCCTGAGGAACGCTCTGCGCCTGCGCAACGCCAACACCCTGGAGTTTGTGTGCGTGCTGTGCTGCAGGAAGGCCGAGGACAAGCAGAGGTGGTTACAGGCCTTTGCCAAGGAGCGACACCGAGTGAAGGAGGACCAGGAGATGG GAATGGAGATCAGTGAAGAGCAAAGAAAACAGGCCATTGTTAATGCCAGAAGAGCCAAACAGAAGAAGAGCAAAA CCATTGGTTACTCTGGCTCCGTCCCAACACACCACCCGAACCTGCACCCGCTCCACCAGCGGCACATCACCATACCCACCAGCGTGCCTCAGCAGCAGGTCTTCTCATTGGCTGAGCCCCCGAAACGAAAGCCTTACCATCTGTTGTACAGCATCACCCGCAACACCTTTTTCAAGAAATGA
- the spata13 gene encoding spermatogenesis-associated protein 13 isoform X2: MVLVHCVPFQCICRGPDPDREASSDQRGPEAFLPTEDVSPTSSSSPLSSTCLSGSPTDPLTETSSVKPRRRSGRTRPRPISDYGQLLSRKHFIPEEVAELSAEERTTNASSREDCSGGACGNGEIPDSCSMTREGVKQRPISMIGVGDMFSADAEEKDRLPAPLSRPPIPSHQVPPYKAVSARYRPSTLSQSTPIGLDRVGRRKLHRVLSVGVTESSATLDDSVSEEEEEGSYDELNDFTPYLEPGVELSVLNEWISSGHTVYAEALWDHVTMEEQELAFKAGDVIRVLDASHKDWWWGRGADREAWFPSSFVRVRVNQEDSSAESVESVADQEDPTPRDTHSAQHKEQMRTNVVQEIMNTERIYIKHLKDICEGYIRQCRKHPDMFTELQLKTIFSNIEDIYRFQRQFLKDLEKKYHKEQPHLSEIGSCFLLQDEGFSIYSDYCNTHPAASAELHRLMKSGKYKHFFEACRLLQQMIDISIAGFLLTPVQKICKYPLQLGELLKYTPKDHSDFSGVSKAYEAMKNVASLINERKRRLESVDTIAHWQVAIQNWEGPDVLERSSELIHSGELTRGVRQGKLQQRSFFLFDHQLVFCKKDVLRRDLLHYRGRLDMDQTEVLDMADGRDLDLGLTLRNALRLRNANTLEFVCVLCCRKAEDKQRWLQAFAKERHRVKEDQEMGMEISEEQRKQAIVNARRAKQKKSKTIGYSGSVPTHHPNLHPLHQRHITIPTSVPQQQVFSLAEPPKRKPYHLLYSITRNTFFKK; this comes from the exons ATGGTGCTCGTCCACTGTGTGCCTTTCCAGTGTATATGCCGGGGACCGGACCCAGACCGAGAG GCATCATCAGACCAACGAGGCCCAGAAGCATTTCTCCCAACAGAGGATGTATCTCCAACCAGCAGCAGCTCTCCTCTCTCTTccacatgtctctcagggtcGCCCACAGACCCTTTGACGGAAACATCCTCCGTCAAGCCCAGACGAAGGAGTGGACGCACGAGACCTCGGCCCATCTCCGACTACGGGCAGCTCCTTTCCAGGAAGCACTTCATTCCAGAGGAAGTGGCAGAGCTGTCTGCTGAGGAAAGGACAACAAACGCGTCGTCGCGTGAAGACTGCAGTGGCGGTGCATGTGGAAATGGAGAAATCCCAGACAGCTGCAGCATGACCAGAGAAGGCGTGAAGCAGCGTCCGATCTCCATGATCGGAGTTGGGGATATGTTCTCTGCTGATGCTGAGGAGAAGGACCGCCTTCCTGCT CCTCTGTCGCGGCCGCCCATCCCCTCCCACCAGGTGCCCCCCTACAAAGCGGTGTCTGCAAGGTATCGCCCCTCCACCCTCTCCCAGAGCACCCCCATCGGACTGGACCGCGTTGGACGGCGTAAGCTCCACAGAGTGCTCAGCG ttgGTGTGACTGAGAGTTCTGCGACGCTCGATGACAGCGtgagtgaggaggaggaggagggcagCTATGATGAGCTCAATGATTTCACACCATACCTCGAGCCAGGGGTGGAGCTCTCCGTTCTCAACGAG TGGATAAGCTCTGGCCACACGGTGTATGCTGAGGCTCTCTGGGACCATGTGACCATGGAGGAGCAGGAGCTGGCCTTTAAGGCTGGAGATGTTATCCGTGTCCTGGATGCCTCGCATAAGGACTGGTGGTGGGGCAGGGGGGCCGACAGGGAGGCCTGGTTCCCCTCCAGCTTTGTGAGG GTGCGAGTGAACCAGGAGGACTCGAGTGCAGAAAGCGTGGAGAGCGTAGCGGACCAAGAAGATCCAActcccagagacacacacagcgcTCAGCACAAGGAGCAGATGAGAACCAATGTGGTTCAGGAAATCATGAACACAGAACGCATCTACATCAAGCACCTGAAAGACATCTGTGAG GGTTACATCCGTCAGTGCCGCAAACACCCAGACATGTTCACTGAGCTGCAGTTGAAGACCATCTTCAGCAACATAGAAGACATCTACCGGTTTCAGAGGCAGTTTCTCAAAGACCTGGAGAAGAAATACCACAAAGAGCAACCGCATCTCAGTGAAATAGGCTCTTGCTTTCTTTTGCAG GACGAGGGCTTCTCTATCTACTCGGACTACTGTAACACTCACCCGGCAGCCAGTGCTGAGCTGCACCGCCTCATGAAGTCGGGAAAATATAAACATTTCTTTGAGGCCTGTCGGCTCCTCCAGCAGATGATTGACATTTCCATCGCAGGGTTCCTGCTCACGCCCGTCCAGAAGATCTGTAAATACCCCCTGCAGCTGGGAGAACTACTGAAGTACACCCCCAAAGACCACAG TGACTTCAGCGGAGTGAGCAAAGCGTACGAGGCTATGAAGAACGTGGCGAGTCTGATCAATGAGAGGAAGAGGCGGCTGGAGAGTGTGGACACCATCGCTCACTGGCAGGTGGCCATTCAAAACTGGGAG GGGCCTGATGTGCTTGAACGCAGCTCAGAGCTGATCCACTCTGGTGAGCTGACCCGAGGCGTCCGACAGGGCAAACTGCAGCAGCGCAGCTTCTTCCTGTTCGACCACCAGCTGGTGTTCTGTAAGAAAGACGTCCTGCGCAGAGACCTGCTCCACTACCGGGGGCGGCTGGATATGGACCAGACCGAGGTGTTGGACATGGCCGACGGGAGGGACCTGGACCTGGGCCTGACCCTGAGGAACGCTCTGCGCCTGCGCAACGCCAACACCCTGGAGTTTGTGTGCGTGCTGTGCTGCAGGAAGGCCGAGGACAAGCAGAGGTGGTTACAGGCCTTTGCCAAGGAGCGACACCGAGTGAAGGAGGACCAGGAGATGG GAATGGAGATCAGTGAAGAGCAAAGAAAACAGGCCATTGTTAATGCCAGAAGAGCCAAACAGAAGAAGAGCAAAA CCATTGGTTACTCTGGCTCCGTCCCAACACACCACCCGAACCTGCACCCGCTCCACCAGCGGCACATCACCATACCCACCAGCGTGCCTCAGCAGCAGGTCTTCTCATTGGCTGAGCCCCCGAAACGAAAGCCTTACCATCTGTTGTACAGCATCACCCGCAACACCTTTTTCAAGAAATGA
- the tmprss7 gene encoding LOW QUALITY PROTEIN: transmembrane protease serine 7 (The sequence of the model RefSeq protein was modified relative to this genomic sequence to represent the inferred CDS: deleted 1 base in 1 codon), which produces MGTEGEANEKTSTDEDASQPEAASIADVSVEVSTVDHTLQEICRKYRKTRRKPKGLQRLWAHLLSIPHLAVIITAVVFVVMVIMWSLLWVFIFRRESNSGAYFAGMFRVANVEFIPEYRQAESNEFVSMANKIQHVVSNVYKMSSVARLYKQAVISDLSNTNKGGVLVHFWMVFVVPRLKSAAVCEECVGAIFRDSVHTSMKNRSNVGYLLGLPVDLDSILINVVQRSDYSSNGASSQCVDKLHASLPGASVPLNVFSSWGGVNCHVKLTSVPGSLIRLTVASFLIEPSDCVSDALVVYDALLPMRGRILHRLCEPVSSSFSLVSTSNVMLLSFRMTNGNKSFRGHFEAIAEEMCMSQIETHVKPHISDQIYSPFHPSLLPPQCFCSWKFQTPNSALGVALQFQNYVLTPKSMKRCEQGWWKVNEIIFCGSYVGHSTVFRIADHSPEVEFRCSSRNSAQPFQASHSSFNISQPCPESHFLCSTGLCVEKSRRCDGLDDCQDESDEVFCSKPTKNCGGSSPLHPLFVCNGEIDCTNGIDEMNCTQETTCSAIRYQCSSGSCILKKNARCDGVHDCQDRSDEADCACGRPSLVDSSPGRIVGGDNSAEGEWPWQVSLHFSGNLYCGASVLSSDWLISAAHCFSKARLSDPRFWRAHLGMLTQGGAKHTAEIQRIVVHEYYNAYTFDYDIALLQLKKPWPASLHPLVQPVCLPPPSHTVTDSHRCLVTGWGYRSEEDRVLPSVLQKAEVSLLSQTDCKKSYGPVSPRMLCAGVPSGERDACRGDSGGPLSCQAPGGGRWFLIGIVSWGAGCGRPGLPGVYTRVNKFTSWIYNHIS; this is translated from the exons ATGGGCACAGAGGGCGAGGCGAACGAGAAGACAAGCACAGATGAAGATGCATCTCAGCCGGAAGCTGCCAGT ATCGCAGATGTGTCCGTGGAGGTTTCCACAGTGGACCACACTCTGCAGGAGATCTGCAGGAAGTACAGGAAGACCAGACGAAAGCCTAAAGGTCTCCAGAGGCTGTGGGCCCACCTGCTGAGCATCCCCCACCTCGCCGTCATCATCACAGCCGTGGTGTTTGTGGTGATGGTGATCATGTGGTCACTGCTGTGGGTCTTCATTT TTCGCAGGGAAAGCAACAGTGGAGCGTATTTTGCCGGGATGTTCCGCGTTGCCAACGTTGAGTTTATCCCTGAGTACCGCCAGGCAGAGTCCAATGAGTTTGTGTCCATGGCTAACAAAATACAACACGTG GTGAGCAATGTGTACAAGATGTCTTCGGTGGCCCGACTCTACAAGCAAGCTGTCATTTCAGACCTCAG TAACACCAACAAGGGCGGTGTGCTGGTGCATTTCTGGATGGTGTTTGTTGTCCCTCGACTAAAGAGCGCTGCCGTGTGTGAGGAGTGTGTGGGAGCCATCTTTAGGGACTCAGTCCACACCAGCATGAAGAACAGGTCCAATGTGGGCTACCTGCTGGGCCTCCCCGTGGATTTAGACTCCATCCTCATTAACG TCGTTCAGCGCTCAGATTACTCATCAAATGGAGCAA GCTCGCAGTGTGTGGACAAGCTGCATGCCAGCCTTCCTGGAGCGAGCGTCCCTTTAAACGTCTTCTCCTCATGGGGGGGGGTGAACTGCCATGTGAAGCTCACCTCAGTGCCCGGCTCTCTGATCCGCCTCACCGTCGCCTCGTTCCTCATCGAGCCCAGCGACTGTGTGAGCGACGCTCTGGTGGTGTACGACGCTCTGCTGCCCATGAGAGGGCGCATTCTGCACAG GCTGTGTGAGCCGGTGTCCAGCTCCTTCTCCCTGGTGTCTACCTCCAATGTCATGCTGCTGTCCTTCAGGATGACCAATGGCAACAAGAGCTTCAGAGGACACTTCGAGGCCATCGCTGAAGAAA TGTGTATGTCTCAAATTGAGACCCACGTAAAGCCTCACATCAGCGATCAAATCTACAGCCCCTTCCACCCCAGCCTCCTGCCCCCCCAGTGCTTCTGCTCCTGGAAGTTTCAG ACCCCGAACAGTGCTTTAGGCGTTGCACTGCAGTTCCAGAACTATGTATTGACCCCAAAGAGCATGAAGCGCTGTGAACAAGGCTGGTGGAAGGTCAATGAAATCAT TTTCTGCGGCAGCTACGTGGGGCACAGCACGGTGTTTCGGATCGCTGACCACAGCCCAGAGGTGGAGTTTCGCTGCAGCTCACGTAACTCTGCTCAGCCTTTTCAGGCGTCGCACAGCAGCTTCAACATCAGCCAAC CCTGTCCAGAGAGCCACTTCCTGTGCTCCACAGGACTGTGTGTGGAGAAGAGTCGCCGCTGTGACGGCCTGGACGACTGCCAGGATGAGAGTGACGAGGTCTTCTGCT CAAAGCCTACGAAGAACTGTGGGGGCAGCAGTCCTCTGCATCCTCTGTTCGTATGCAATGGAGAGATAGACTGCACCAATGGAATAGATGAGATGAACTGCACTCAGG AAACGACCTGCTCCGCGATCAGGTATCAGTGCAGCAGTGGCTCCTGCATCCTGAAGAAGAACGCGAGGTGTGACGGTGTTCACGACTGTCAGGACCGCAGCGACGAGGCGGACTGCG CCTGTGGTCGTCCCTCCCTGGTGGACTCCTCGCCAGGTCGTATCGTGGGGGGGGATAACTCTGCTGAGGGGGAGTGGCCGTGGCAGGTCAGCCTCCACTTCTCTGGGAACCTGTACTGCGGGGCGTCTGTCCTCTCGTCTGATTGGCTCATCTCAGCTGCACACTGCTTCAGCAAGGCGAG GCTGTCTGACCCGCGGTTCTGGAGAGCCCACCTCGGCATGCTGACTCAGGGCGGTGCCAAACACACGGCGGAGATCCAGCGGATCGTGGTGCACGAGTACTACAACGCGTACACGTTCGACTACGACATCGCCCTGCTGCAGCTCAAGAAGCCGTGGCCGGCCTCCCTCCACCCGCTGGTGCAGCCGGTgtgcctg ccccccccctcacacacCGTCACCGACAGCCACCGCTGCCTCGTCACCGGCTGGGGGTACCGCTCTGAGGAGG acAGAGTGCTGCCCTCAGTGCTGCAGAAAGCTGAGGTGTCCCTCCTGAGCCAGACTGACTGTAAGAAGAGCTATGGACCCGTGTCCCCCCGCATGCTGTGTGCCGGGGTCCCCTCCGGAGAGAGGGACGCCTGCAGG GGGGATTCAGGGGGTCCTCTGTCCTGCCAGGCGCCGGGCGGGGGTCGCTGGTTCCTCATTGGCATCGTCAGCTGGGGCGCGGGCTGTGGGAGACCGGGCCTACCGGGGGTCTACACCAGGGTCAACAAGTTCACCTCCTGGATCTACAACCATATCAGCTGA